Proteins encoded in a region of the Quercus lobata isolate SW786 chromosome 8, ValleyOak3.0 Primary Assembly, whole genome shotgun sequence genome:
- the LOC115955879 gene encoding uncharacterized protein LOC115955879, producing MNSQLLHPEYSAFQLERATEDVRVTFFKCVRWQLEETLDAIDCPYHYFCDSTYPGNYPPAVDILVFLFTAASYLTTLIFVVTDISRRGQTCLNRSKRYLLPSGPISLPVILLTLAKGHRINTIFPLSSIGPAILLLVHVSALTFDHKANRDIKYAFFEASTISGILHASLYLDAIILPYYTGFDALVLSNFSGECASCVCRKEVLIVGGILVSYKGWSITTFSVVGALCLRIICRLSGEKTGATALIRPWLESVAWILISMDCVYLATNSPPGSTMLRVAAFGGVFVLICLHVLKSACTLITKWHCAEKISQISHGG from the coding sequence ATGAATAGCCAACTCTTGCATCCAGAATATTCAGCATTCCAACTTGAACGGGCCACGGAAGATGTCCGTGTAACATTCTTCAAATGTGTCAGATGGCAGCTAGAAGAAACATTGGACGCAATTGACTGCCCTTATCACTATTTCTGTGATAGCACTTATCCTGGCAATTATCCACCTGCTGTGGACATTCTGGTATTTCTGTTTACTGCAGCTTCATACTTGACAACCCTCATCTTTGTGGTGACAGATATATCAAGAAGAGGGCAAACCTGCCTTAATCGTTCAAAGAGGTACTTATTACCATCTGGTCCAATTTCTCTCCCAGTAATCCTCTTGACACTGGCAAAAGGCCACCGAATCAACACCATATTTCCTCTCTCGAGCATTGGTCCTGCAATCCTCCTACTGGTTCATGTTTCTGCCCTGACCTTTGATCACAAGGCTAATAGAGACATCAAATATGCTTTTTTTGAGGCATCAACAATTTCTGGAATTTTACATGCAAGCCTGTATCTGGATGCTATTATCTTACCTTATTATACAGGTTTTGATGCTCTAGTGTTGTCAAACTTTTCAGGTGAGTGTGCATCTTGCGTATGCAGGAAAGAGGTTTTGATTGTGGGAGGGATCTTAGTGTCATACAAGGGGTGGTCAATAACCACATTTTCAGTTGTGGGTGCTCTCTGCTTAAGGATTATCTGCAGATTGTCTGGAGAGAAAACAGGAGCTACCGCACTAATTAGGCCATGGCTGGAAAGCGTAGCTTGGATCTTGATATCAATGGACTGTGTTTATCTAGCAACAAACTCCCCACCAGGAAGTACAATGTTGAGAGTTGCTGCTTTTGGAGGtgtatttgttttgatttgtctTCATGTACTCAAAAGTGCATGCACTCTGATAACAAAGTGGCATTGTGCAGAAAAAATTAGTCAAATATCACATGGAGGATAG